In the Emys orbicularis isolate rEmyOrb1 chromosome 3, rEmyOrb1.hap1, whole genome shotgun sequence genome, one interval contains:
- the STX11 gene encoding syntaxin-11: MKDRLCELYELARLYNQQFPNNEDDESLPHETLLFETDYALAALYKDIQSIRTDNLHLKEDVKRLGKQSNRFLTSMRRLSSIKRDTNSIAKDIKARGEGIHRKLQTMKDFNEDAETKHGTMSVITRVSKNHYVDLMHAFQEAMFEYNEAEMNQRENCKIRIQRQLEIMGKDVSGNQIEDMIEQGKWDVFSENLLSDVRGARAALNEIETRHKELMKLESRIREVHELFLQVALLVEQQADTFDIIQLNVEKVEDYVGEAKCQVRKALEYRRKHPCRTLLCCCFSCCKS, encoded by the coding sequence ATGAAAGACCGGTTATGTGAACTGTATGAGCTAGCTAGGCTTTATAACCAACAGTTTCCTAACAATGAAGATGATGAGAGTTTACCTCATGAAACCCTCCTGTTTGAGACTGATTATGCCCTCGCAGCTCTTTACAAAGATATCCAGAGTATCCGAACAGACAACCTGCACCTGAAAGAGGACGTCAAACGGCTAGGTAAACAAAGTAATCGCTTTCTTACCTCCATGCGCCGTCTTAGTAGTATCAAACGAGATACTAACAGCATCGCCAAAGACATCAAGGCCCGCGGAGAAGGCATCCACAGGAAACTCCAGACAATGAAAGACTTCAATGAAGATGCAGAAACAAAACATGGCACGATGTCTGTCATAACCCGTGTATCAAAGAATCACTATGTTGACCTCATGCATGCCTTTCAGGAAGCCATGTTTGAGTACAATGAGGCAGAGATGAACCAGCGGGAGAACTGCAAGATTCGGATCCAGAGACAGCTGGAGATCATGGGCAAGGATGTTTCCGGAAACCAGATTGAAGACATGATTGAGCAAGGCAAGTGGGATGTTTTCTCAGAAAATCTCCTGTCTGATGTCAGAGGGGCTCGTGCAGCATTGAATGAGATAGAGACGCGACACAAAGAGTTGATGAAGTTGGAGAGTCGCATCCGGGAGGTTCATGAGCTCTTTCTGCAGGTGGCACTACTGGTGGAGCAACAGGCCGACACCTTTGACATCATTCAACTGAATGTGGAAAAAGTTGAGGACTATGTAGGAGAAGCTAAATGTCAGGTGAGGAAAGCTTTGGAATACAGGAGGAAACACCCTTGTCGAACACTCCTCTGCTGTTGCTTTTCATGCTGCAAAAGCTGA